One region of Mangifera indica cultivar Alphonso chromosome 3, CATAS_Mindica_2.1, whole genome shotgun sequence genomic DNA includes:
- the LOC123210912 gene encoding probable LRR receptor-like serine/threonine-protein kinase At1g74360, translated as MSNDETDPWRFGLFIFLILVLVTVVAGDSLETDREVLWTLKQFLEGNNRVNKGHYSQWNQSSSPCIWPGVWCSYHQTRVTGLNLSESNISGKVFNNFSALTQLTYLDLSKNTFEGPIPKDLSACYNLKYLNLSHNILEGELNLNGLSNLEVLDLSLNRIYGELRFSFPSICENLVVANLSENNLTGRIDNCFDGCGNLRHLDLSANFFTGNIWSGLARLVEFSVSENHLDESVFGSIFTENCSLEILDFSQNNFTGNFPGNISNCKKLVILNLWGNNFSGPIPPEIGSIWGLRALFLGSNSFDSAIPESLLNLVNLDFLDLSSNNFGGEIQPIFGRFTQVKYLVLHSNFYTGGIYSSGILQLPSVSRLDLSFNNFSGPLPVEISQMHSLKFLIMSYNDFSGNIPPEYGNLLLIQALDLSFNQLTGSIPPSIGNLASLLWLLLANNSLSGEIPREIGNCSSLLWLNLENNQLSGHIPTELTNIGRDPSSTFKLNQQHDDQIIAGSGECLTMKRWIPADYPPFSFVYTILTRKRCRSIWDRLLKGYGIFTVCGGGSNIRTSQITGYLQLSGNQLSGEVPIEIGKMQNFSMLHLGFNQFYGKLPSQIDKLALVVLNLTRNSFSGTIPSEIGNIKCLLNLDLSYNNFSGTFPASFNELSDLSKFNISYNPFISGSIPSTGQLATFERSSYLGDPLLYLPDFFANSPAQPPKHAKSSEGTRKTKLAVILAFLVLLLVALICGIFSLVICISVKSPEEKPGYLLEDIKYRHDYASSSGGSSPWLSDSVKVIRLDKTAFTHADILNATGRFSEDRIIGKGGFGTVYRGELPDGRAVAVKKLQREGIDGEKEFRAEMEVLSGHGFGWPHPNLVTLYGWCLDGSDKILVYEYMEGGSLEDLISDRARLTWRRRLDIAIDVAHALVFLHHECYPSIVHRDVKASNVLLDKDGKARVTDFGLARVVDAGDSHVSTMVAGTVGYVAPEYGQTWKATTKGDVYSYGVLAMELATGRRAVDGGEECLVEWARRVMGNGRYGSGRTVIPVMLLGSGLAEGAEELSELLRIAVSCTAETPHARPNMRQVLGMLIKLLPHYG; from the coding sequence TTGACACAGCTCACTTATCTCGATCTTTCGAAAAACACTTTTGAAGGGCCTATTCCCAAGGATTTGAGCGCCTGCTACAACCTCAAGTACCTCAATCTTTCGCATAACATTCTTGAGGGGGAGCTGAACTTGAACGGGTTGAGTAATTTAGAGGTCCTGGACTTGTCTTTGAATAGGATTTACGGGGAACTTCGGTTTAGTTTCCCTTCCATTTGTGAAAACTTAGTGGTGGCTAATCTTTCAGAGAATAATCTTACAGGAAGGATAGATAATTGTTTTGATGGATGTGGAAATTTGCGGCATCTGGACTTGAGTGCTAATTTTTTTACGGGGAACATATGGAGTGGATTGGCAAGGTTGGTGGAGTTTTCAGTTTCTGAGAACCACCTTGATGAGTCAGTTTTCGGTTCCATTTTTACAGAGAATTGCAGTCTTGAAATTTTGGACTTCTCTCAAAATAATTTCACTGGTAATTTTCCTGGAAACATTTCCAATTGCAAGAAATTGGTTATCTTGAATTTATGGGGAAACAATTTTTCTGGGCCTATTCCACCAGAGATTGGTTCAATATGGGGTCTTCGGGCCTTGTTCTTGGGGAGCAACAGTTTTGATAGTGCAATTCCGGAGTCTCTTTTAAACTTGGTTAACTTGGATTTTCTGGATTTGAGCAGCAATAACTTTGGTGGAGAAATACAACCGATTTTCGGGCGATTCACTCAGGTGAAATATCTTGTATTGCATTCAAATTTCTACACTGGTGGGATATATTCTTCAGGTATTCTTCAGCTGCCTAGCGTTTCCAGATTAGACCTGAGCTTCAACAACTTCTCTGGTCCATTGCCGGTTGAAATCTCTCAAATGCATAGCTTGAAGTTCTTGATCATGTCCTACAATGATTTCAGTGGTAATATTCCACCAGAATATGGAAACTTGCTCTTAATTCAAGCTCTTGATCTCTCCTTCAATCAGTTAACTGGATCAATACCACCCTCCATTGGGAATTTGGCATCTCTCTTGTGGCTACTGCTTGCAAACAATTCACTTTCGGGTGAAATTCCTCGCGAGATTGGGAATTGCTCTAGCTTGTTGTGGTTGAATCTTGAAAACAACCAGTTGTCTGGGCACATTCCAACTGAATTGACTAATATTGGGAGAGATCCCTCGTCAACATTCAAGTTAAATCAACAACACGATGACCAGATAATTGCTGGTTCTGGCGAGTGCTTGACAATGAAGAGGTGGATTCCTGCAGACTACCCACCGTTCAGTTTTGTGTACACAATTCTTACAAGAAAGCGTTGCAGAAGCATATGGGATAGATTACTCAAAGGCTATGGCATCTTCACAGTTTGTGGTGGGGGTTCGAACATACGCACTTCTCAAATCACAGGCTATCTTCAACTTAGTGGGAATCAACTTTCAGGTGAGGTTCCTATTGAAATTGGTAAGATGCAGAATTTTAGCATGTTGCATTTGGGATTTAATCAGTTCTACGGGAAGCTGCCTTCACAGATTGATAAGTTGGCACTAGTAGTTCTAAATTTAACTAGAAACAGTTTTTCGGGTACAATTCCTTCTGAAATTGGGAACATTAAATGCCTACTGAATCTTGATTTGTCTTACAACAATTTCTCTGGCACATTCCCTGCGAGCTTTAATGAATTGTCAGATCTGAGCAAGTTCAACATCTCCTATAATCCATTTATTTCTGGCTCAATTCCATCAACTGGGCAGTTAGCAACGTTTGAGAGATCGTCTTACCTAGGTGATCCTCTCTTGTACCTTCCAGATTTCTTCGCAAATTCCCCTGCTCAGCCTCCAAAGCATGCCAAATCCAGTGAAGGGACAAGGAAGACTAAATTGGCAGTAATTCTAGCTTTTCTAGTCTTATTACTAGTGGCACTGATATGTGGAATCTTTTCACTTGTAATCTGCATATCAGTGAAAAGTCCAGAGGAGAAACCAGGATACCTCTTGGAGGATATAAAATATCGTCATGATTATGCATCGAGCTCAGGAGGGTCCTCGCCATGGCTGTCAGATTCTGTTAAGGTCATTCGTTTAGACAAAACAGCATTTACACATGCTGACATTTTAAATGCTACAGGCAGATTTTCAGAAGACAGAATAATTGGAAAGGGAGGGTTTGGCACGGTGTATCGAGGAGAATTGCCTGATGGAAGAGCAGTGGCTGTAAAGAAGCTCCAAAGAGAAGGAATTGATGGTGAAAAGGAATTCCGGGCAGAAATGGAGGTTCTCAGTGGACATGGCTTTGGTTGGCCTCACCCAAATCTTGTTACACTCTATGGGTGGTGCCTGGATGGATCAGATAAAATATTGGTGTACGAGTATATGGAAGGTGGAAGCTTGGAGGATCTCATATCAGATAGAGCAAGATTAACATGGCGAAGACGACTAGACATAGCAATTGATGTAGCTCATGCATTAGTATTCCTACACCACGAGTGCTATCCTTCTATTGTGCATCGTGATGTCAAAGCAAGCAATGTCCTCCTTGATAAAGATGGCAAGGCCCGGGTTACAGATTTTGGCCTGGCTAGAGTTGTTGATGCTGGGGATAGCCATGTGAGCACAATGGTGGCTGGCACAGTTGGTTATGTAGCCCCAGAGTATGGACAGACATGGAAAGCGACTACGAAAGGTGACGTGTACAGTTATGGAGTTTTGGCAATGGAGCTAGCAACCGGTAGGAGAGCTGTGGATGGAGGGGAAGAGTGTCTGGTGGAATGGGCTAGACGTGTTATGGGAAATGGGCGATATGGATCAGGTAGAACTGTTATACCAGTTATGCTTCTGGGGTCAGGGCTAGCTGAGGGCGCAGAGGAGTTGTCTGAGTTGCTTAGAATTGCTGTAAGTTGCACCGCAGAGACACCACACGCTAGACCAAATATGAGGCAGGTGCTAGGAATGTTGATCAAACTCCTCCCTCACTATGGCTAA